TTGaactataaaatgtttatgattGATCTGAAATTTGCAGTCTAAGACCATGTCCTAGGAGAACTGTTAGtgtaactgtttgttttttaataggtTGGAATCATCGGCTGGGGATTGAAGGATGTAtgtaaagacaaaacacagtCTATCGAAACAGCCAGAGACTTCCACACAAACCTCTTCAGTCCAGAAGTGCAGGCTTTCCTTAAGAAATACCTGGGTGATGGAAAAAGAGGTGCTCCtctaacatttttgtaaatctaGAGACATGGAGGTCTGCTTATAGTTTCTGGAAGCATGTTATTTgtcctcttttcatttttttggtttttcattACTGCAAGTCTGGAGCATTTATGGACAATGAGccacaataaatcattttgtatgCTGATTAAGAAACTGtccagtatttatttataaattaaatttgttttcatcttAAACAAAAGGAGAAGTGCTACATTAGGCCAATGCTGTATGACATATTCTTTTGtacattacatattatatacagtACAAAAGAGGACTACCAAGCCCAGTGGTAAGCCTTTGGTAATCTTGACGTGCATGTCTTTTTTATAATGTTAGGTCctaaaaatgcttttgaaatatatattttaaaattttgtgtTGTCTCATTTCATTACAATGGTATTTTGTAATTGGTAGCAAAAGGAAACAATACAGGATCCAACACTGCAAAAACCTATGGAGTAGTTTTGGACTGCATCAATTTTGAAAAGGCCAGAGATCAAGAGGCCTTTAATGATATACATCATGTTATAATCATGTTAATTGATGGTAATGACCTTTTTATTCTACAATATTTTCATCATAATATAATGTTACTGTCACTGTAAATGTACGGTTGCTATTTTACTGTCTGTAGGTGTTTCTTTTTCAGAATTATTTGGGAAAAACATGTCTAAAAGGTTGTGGAGAATTTGGTCACTGTTACATGTTTTTGTcgcgaatggccaccctcctggcgtccctgtttccGTGGTTTGACTGTCGagtctctgttttcctttacttgttgttccgttccttggtttcgtttcctccgcccctcgtctgttttTCCACGCCTGTTATTACgttcacctgtgtgtggttTAGAGTTGAttagttcatatatttaaaccctgtctggtttCTTGTGTCTCGGGTATTTAGTGTCTGTAAGTAGGTTCATTGTTTAGCCACTGCATGTAAAagctcattcattcattcattcattcattcattcattcattcattcattcattcatgcatgcatgcatgcatgcatgccttCGTTCATTCAAGTCTCCGTGTGTTTCGTTCTAGCCGCTGTTCGTGTTTATTAGTTGTTCGCGTACCCTATCTCTTGTTCTAATCATGCACCCCCGTACTCTGTGTtggttctatgaccctggactacccttacgactacgactctggatttgcccttaatgaATCTCGCTCTTTTCCacacgtgtccgcctccttaaCGCTCAACGTTACAGTTAAGTAGGTagctttaaaataatgtgaaacGGTTTAATATATTGATCAATAACAATTGTTAAAGTTGGTATAATATTGTACTAGTATTGTAAAGGTTCAAGAAGATGGCTAAGAATTTGTGAAAGTGTTATGCATTTAAACACTTTTGTAATCGACACTTAAATGCCATCAAGGCAGTCACTGACTGCTCTCTTTGAACTTTTAGAGGTAGAAATGTTGTTCTTTAACAACtttggctttgttttggttACTGGGGTACTTTAGCATCTCTTTTGTTTACTCCTGTTTTATCTAGTTTTATGGGAGGGTGATTCAATAGTTTTCATATTGGcttcaaatatttttcagtacCTAAAACTGCTTAAAAGTGTCCATGCTAAGCTTGCTCACCAAGACAAATTACAGTACTTGTGGGCAACCTGTACAAGTACATTTATGTCCAGAGTTATTAAATTATTCCATTAGGCTAATGAATAATGGTCATATGAGCATTCCACCTAAGACAAGGTGTACTGCTTTAGGCTTCATAATTTTGGCCCCGGTTTTTGGTAGCAGTTTGGGCCAACTGCTTATATGGCCTACATCCTAGCCGAAAGGAATTTGCTACCTGGAAAAGTTAATGAGCTGACATTGGATGCATGTTCTAGGCTAAAATTGATGTTACAAGTagtaaccaaaaaaaacaaaactatttgtAAAACCACAGTGTGACAAATGTCCAGCCATTATATTTCTGGTTACTTTTATCATTAGGCTATTTTGATCCATTCACTCGACAATGCAGTGGTTCCCTGTGCAGAGTCGACTCCTGCCTTGCGCTTTCTGCAGTGCCCCCCTTCGACCCTTGACATttagttggggggggggagagacacaTGGTGGCCTGTAAAGCCTGTTGGGTTGCCATGGGTCTGGGTAGCAGAACACATCCACTCCAAGGATGTGAGGAATTGCACTCACTCCCttcaataaatcaaataaattttaaaaataattttatttttaacttaagAACTTATTCTGAAGATCTCCTCAGACTGTTTTCCCAGCATCAACTTCACACCATCACTTCTTGTAGTAAAAACTTAGGAAAGAGAGATGGCAACGCAACTGATTATGTACAATTCAAAGTATGTGCTAAGCCTATATAAGAACCAAACTAAAAATCTTTTTAGAGAGTAGGTTTAAATGAGGAGGTTGCCAAATGTTGGAAATCAAGTCTGTAGGCCTAGAATTGTAGACCAGAACCCTAATGAGCAAACCACTAAGATCGCGTGAAACTAAGAAAACCAAAGAAGGCAGACAAGAACCGGTTGCACCTCAGTGAAAGCTGAATTTAAAACTGTGTTGATCTGACTCCCTCTGGTGGCGGACGGAGACTGAGCTAACTAGAGCTAACTAATCGCTTATACTGATGCGTCAACGTTTACTTAGAAAATATGCTGAGTAATACATATTCATTATTCAGAGTTAACCTAATACATACCAACGATGGAAGGACATCAAAAAATGTTACTCATAAAGTCTTACCAAAGCCTTtgttacaaataaaataagtaatgcCATTGTCATTTTTTGTATGGGATGAATCTCTGTAACTGCATATTTTGCAGTAAACAACCAATTGGGCCAGTTCCCAAACCCTGATTAAACCTAAGCCTAATCCAAAAAAATTCCAATGATGATTCATATATATGCTCTAAAGACTAGGCTTATTGCATGTCTGGGAAATCGGCCTCAACCCTTAAAGGAACATTAAAGGTCACAAAtgtcacaaaacattttctacCTCCTACCAAACACATTATTCGTAATAGCAGGGTGCCCCTTCACAACAACCCAGGGAGTCAATCGCACTGAGGTTGCAGGAGAAGGTGTAACAGGATGTGTTTGGGAATGTGCAGGTGCTTTTATGTTGCACCACCACATCTGGGGTTTGTGGAGATGTAGACGCCCATGCAGCAATACAATCCCAATACCAAGATATACAGCTATATAGTGAAATTCTTGAAGTATGGACATCTGGTCCTCAGGTTCCTATGGTAGGAAATTCAGTATGAAATCTTGTTACAAAAAAGATACATGAAAGGTCAAGCTAAGgttgaaaaatgtttacattatttgtgaaatatcaaatgtatcaaaatgtGTTGTGATAAATTAGTGTTAGTGAGCTCCATTAAAGTTATTATTGGTGGAATGTCTTTGAAACAATAGTTTCAGTGAGAGCTCCTTCAAGCTTATGATATTGATGAATGCCACCAGTCAGATAAAATGCATGTTATGCACACAAAATTAGCGGTGCTGTTAAGGAGATCCCTAATATAATTTGTCTGGAATCTTCCACAATGCAGGAAGAATCTGATAAAGTAATAACCTAtggttaaaaatgtattcaggaTGTGATTACTTTTGTTGCGTTTTATAGTTGCTTTTTGAATAGAGGAGACATAACTGTAAAAATCCATTTTGAATAAGTTGTAATTTGGGGTTCTATTTGTCATTTCAAAAGTTCTTATTCTTAaagtatttttagtttttgttcagCTTTCTGTATATCATTCCAAAAATTCCTAGAATGGATACAGTATACGTGCTCAACACTGTCATCATTTTTATCAAAAAACTTACACATGTCCTCCACTTGTGGGTTTGAAACAGCGCAAGGATAACATTTATGAATTAATTGTATAAGAGTCTATTGTATAAGGATGAATTTGTATAAGAGTCCTTTAACCTTGTTATTTAGTAGGCTACATTCTTTAGAGTGTGTCTCCAATAAATctattatgaaatatttaattgcTGATGTCAATTCCGTTTATTTGAATTGTAGTAAGTTTATTAAAACCTGgcactgtttttttctgcatagGAATTCCCAGAAGAGTAATTATACCATTAGGAATATAGCTTCTGTTATTGTAATATGTTTCCTGGTGGTTAGTCAAATTTTGTATGATAATATAGGGTAAACCTTTCTGTTTCAAACAGCAGACGAAAAAataccccaccccaccagaTTATCATATAGCAATATAACTTAATACCATTATCAgcttttattgtattttctatACTTTGTTAGCTACTGATTAAGTCTATGCGCACTAAATCATCGCGCCTTGTTTGTAAGGAACCGGTGCGCAAATCCGCGTGatgaaacagatttaaaaatgtgtctctTCAGAATTTATCCATTATCTTGGCTATGAAGATTACAACCTTTCATTCGAAACTTTCCAAATAATTTCcccaaccccagtaaaaccgcgTCTGCAGTCATTTTCTAAATCTTGTGTAAGATCTTTTTAGTTGCAGCGGTAGGCGATATTTTGTTTGAACACGCTATGCTCCTCCCTTGGTGTTGCTATAGAAACGGCGAAAGCTGAGCTAGGGATTAGGGAAGAATTTTTGCGTCCTATTTATCTGTCTTCATTAAATCATAGATagcccattttttaaaaagccacgGGGAGCGATTTAAACTTCTGTTCGCATGTCTTCAGTCCCTATGGAGCTGAAAGACAGGTAACGTTAAGTATCGAATACATGCATCGTCGCAGGTTACAAGAGTTATTGCTATCaagatagctagctatcttGGCAAAATACTATAGAAGCTATTAACCTGACATAGTATTTACCTATTTAATCCACTCATTAGCAAGATAGTCAGATAGCTATTTAATCTAGTCACTTTATTAGCAAAATAGCCAACTAGCTATTTAATCTAGTCACTTTATTAGCTAGATAACCAGCTAGCTATTTAATCTAGTCACTTTATTAGCAAGATAGCCAACTAGCTATTTAATCTAGTCACTTTATTAGCAAGATAGTCAGATAGCTATTTAATCTAGTCACTTTATTTTAGCAatatagccagctagctattTAATCTGGTCACTTTTATTAGCAagatagccagctagctatctAATATGGTCACTTTTATTAGCAAGACAGCTATCGTTAGCTGGATATTTAATCTCACTAGATAACTACTCATTATAGTAACTACTAGCCAGCCAGTTAGCTACGATAACGCTAGCTTACCTATCTAAAACGCTGATGTTAATGGTTTGTATACGGCGTCTAGCaattttgttggttttgtttaaGGGAGATGGCTGTTTCTTTCAATGAATTTTGTATCCCAGGTTAGCTGTTATGAGAcataggttagctaacctaacctagctagttaatGTTAATTATGAGTTAGACTGTCATAAGCGGCAAACATATACGTGAATTTAACCAACAAATGAATAAACTCATAGCGTTATGTAGTTAGTGTGAATTGTAAAGAGGTGTAAAATATGGAACTGTTAGCTGTTAAACCAGAGTTGCTTTTGATATCaatcaatatatattttatttggttttcaCAGTGCAGTGACTAGTTCGAAGTGGCTTGATGCACACTATGACCCAGTCGCCAATCTGTATACCTTTTCGTCATGCATTGGTGAGTTTTAGggcatgcatttattttaagtgaTGCGCATGATAAAATTGATCTGGAATGAAGGATGGCTGATCAGTTATGGTTTCTTCTTAGCTCTGGCAGACTTGCATGGAGATGGTGACAACAAGGTGGGTCTCTACTAACTAACGtgcatgttgttttgtgttgcactgATTTGAAAACAGCATAAGCACTTGAGTAACTGAAAGAGTTTCCCTTTCCCCTATTCTTTTTTCTTATGgcttttatttgatgtttttatgtGCCTCTATGATAGTTAGTGGTGGGTGACCTGGGCACAGGGGCAGGCAACACGAAGCTCAAGGTGTACCGTGGTATTGGGCTGCTGAGTGAGAACACGCTGCTGGACCTGCCCACTGGCCTGGTGTCCTTCCTCATGGACCAGCATGAGCCCCGCACCCCTGCCATCGCTGTGGCTTCTGGCCCTTTCATCTACATCTACAAAAACCTGAGGCCTTACTTCAAGTTCACTCTGCCTTTTCTGGAGGTCAATACCTTGGAGCAGGATGTGTGGAGTCAGGCTAGACAGGTGAGCAAGGCTCCCATCACAGTGATCTGTCTggctgtgcatgtgtaagaGCGTTGTCTTTTGTGTCATATTCATATGTCACTAAAAATGCCAGGTGGAGACTTTGTACAACTGGAAATAGCCAAAGATTTGGGTGTTAATGAGTTTCGACTCATTCTAAACTAGCAGAAAAATTCAGGGAATGTCTTTGAATTAATTCCTCCTCAAGATTGGCTTTCACCAGggtttaatgaaaatgtatgctGCACATGCATAAGTAAGCAGGTTTAGTTCAGAGCAAGTTCCCTTCCAATTCTCTAGCTAAATCACAGTCAGTTTTTAATCTAACCTAAGTCTTCTCTTAACATGCAGTGTTACAGATTGCTTCTTACAGTGCTGATTGGGGCTTTTGTGCTTAATTGATTGTTGCATTTTTTCACAAGGATATGATCGATACAATGACTCTGAAGGAAATGTTAGAGAGTATAAGGTGAGTTTCATAAAGTTACAAGCTAGTACATTTCCATTTAATAGTGTCAGAAATGGGCATTACCTTGTAGTACCACTACATTGTAGATACTTGGACttaagtgttttcttttgtttctgcaGGGCTAAGGCTGACATCCCTCTCTCAGTCAGATCACTGCGGTAATGCTCACTAATATCTACTTAATATCTCACATTTCTTCAGTTATTTCAAGCTTGCAGTATGTAAGTTGGCTGTCTGTAAGTTGCCTAATTTTGAGTGCAATATTGCATTATCATCAGGTTCCTCATGCTGGAACCACAGGAAATGGAGACTTATGTAAACCTTCACAAGCAGCAACCTATACGCAGACAGGTgacctctcctccacacacatggACACCTGTATGCAAGCAATGCTACTatgtttaatagttttttttttgtgctccCAGACGGTTATTACATGCATTGGGACGCTGAAGAAGAACATGGTAGATGAGGATGCAGTTAGCTGCCTGGTGGTCGGCACAGAGAGTCAAGATGTTTACATCTTGGACCCAGAGGCCTTCACCATTCTCTCAAAGGTCAGCACTTCAGTTTTATTGAGCTAGTGTTTCTGGAGTGTAATAGAAATAATCTTGTAAGTATTAGTTTAAATcatttgaagaagaaaaaaagatatgcCAGAAGTGTTTGCCTTCAGATGTGAGAAATGATATGAAGCAGTTATTGAACTTGCGCTTTTGTGACTAGGTCTGTAAAAGTTCAGTCTCATGTTCTGTGAGCGAGGATTTGACCTTTAGCATTTTTGCAGATGTCCCTTCCAAGTGTACCTACACTGATGGATGTGACTGGTCAATTTGATGTTGAGTTCAGAATCATCATAGCTTGTCGCAATGGGAACATTTACATACTGCGCAGGTATGTGAATGAGTACACTGATCGGACTGTGCTCTTGTAGAGTGACGGAATACTGTATCTAGGCTGAATAACGTTCAGACAGATCAGTAATGGTTTGCAATGAGGAGAGTATTATATTTGACTTGACATGCTCTTTCTCTAAAGATTGTTCTCTAAATTTCCTAAAAGCATGTCCTACATGatactgtgtgtgatgttttacAGGGACTCCCCCAAACCCAAGTACTGCATTGAGCTGTGCTCTCACCCCGTTGGGCTGGTGAGGATGGGGAAGAACGTGGTAGTGGGCTGTGCTCAAGAGACTCTTCAGGGCTACACTCAGAAGGTCTCACTTCTTTCCCACAAACACCCACTTAGTCATGCAGAGTTGCTTGCTCTTACCTAATGTCTGTGCTGGAGATTTTGCTGAGGCCTTTTAGGGTGAAGATACAGgagatacttttatttttacaagtGATGGAAGCCCAGCATTTGACCATTTGTTTTCTGCTGAAGGGAAAGAAGCTGTGGACGGCCTACCTGCCCGCACCCGTCACAACCATGGCAGTACTGGATCTGCCCACACGGGGCTTCCAGGCTGTGCTGGTGGCCCTGGCCAACTGCGAAGTGCACGTGTACCGAGACAAGAACTTGGTCAGCACTATCAAGACACCGGTAAGCTTCAGACCATAGAACCTGGTGATTATTGTGGCTGGTTTGTTCAGAGCaggggattttttaaaatatatatatatatatatatatatatatattatttatatatatatatatatatattatatatataaaaggttcTGAGCCAGCAATGATAGAagttttggtgtgttttgtatCTTGCTGTTACAGGATGTAGTGAGCAGCATTTGTTTTGGACGTTATGGTCGAGAGGATGGCACCCTAATTATGACTACCAAAGGTGGTAAACTTTCACCTGAAAAATTCAATGCATGttgcatgtgtatttatatacattgGCTATTAATTTGTAAtagatttatttgtttagattttttttccaattttgaACAGGCCAACTGAACAGTGCAATATCACAGTataccctaaacactgttttggCCTTTGGTAACTAATCCTATGATATCTTGTTAGTAGGGTTCTTATacacatgtatttgttttttcagatacaaataaaactgtAGTCAGGCTGTACAAGAATTAATGATTGTACCATTGAATCATTTATGTCTAatggattgtgtttgtgtgtgtgtgtgtgtgtgtgctgtgctgtgctgtgcaggaGGGGGTCTGATTGTGAAGATTCTGAAGAGGACAGCTGTATTTGATGAAAGGGACTCTGCCCCTGGACCCCCATTAGCCCAGAGCATCCGGCTGAACGTCCCCAAGAAAACCAAGCTTTATGTGGATCAAAcaatgagagaaagggagaatgcTGTGGGTATGTACTACCTCCCAAAGCACACAGGCCTCCAGTGCGCCAAGGTGTTACCAACAATTGAAAGAAAAATTCATAAAAGTCAGCTTTATTCAGTTTTGTAACTTGActcattataatttaatttactgtAATGGTATTGTAAGTATTTGAAATTAGATTTCCTTTTGACTGTTGTATAGCCATGCACAGAGCCTTCCAAATGGACCTTAGCAGGCTGCGGCTAGCAGCAGCCCGCACCTACGTCAAAGCCCTGGAGTCCAGCCTCACTCCTGTGTCAGCCAGCTTGGCAGAACCACTTAAGATGAACGCTGTGGTAAGTGTAAATATCTGAGAGACACATGTTTTTCCCTATTTACGTCCATCAGgcacattttttcccccctctcagGTTCAAGGCTTGGGCCCATCTTTCAAACTCACTCTGAACATCCAGAACACAGCGGTATGCCGGCCTGTCATGAACCTAGCTGTCAGTTTCCTATACGATGACCGTTTATATCGCATGAGGACGGCCTTCTTTAAGGTAAGCTTCAAtttctctgctgttctccttCTTTATTAGAGGGTAATGGCGTGAAGATAATGGATCATAATTTTTGCCAGTTGTGCTTGCAACTGCAGATACCCCTGCTGGTTCCTGGGCTAAATTACCCCATTGACACATTCGTGGAATGCTTGAGTGAAAAAGGGATCTCAGACATCATCAAAGTGAGATTTCTCTTTCTGAATTGTACATTCAGGGCACTGAATGTTTCTAAGTTGATCTTTCTGTGAAATAAGCTTGAACAGTGGTAGACAAAGGTAAAAGTATTACGTTTGTACTTCCCTTGTTCTTTCTTCAGGTCTTCGTGCTAAGAGAAGGGAAGAGTGTCCCACTCCTCACCGCACATATTAACATGCCTGCAAGTGAAGGACTGGCCCTCAATTAGGAGCCACAGACCAGATGGCCTGTTCAGACCATTAGCAGATAACATTGGCACTCTGTGAGCACAGCCACATGTAGAGGCAGGGGTTAGCACCACTGCAGTACCTGAAAAGAAGAGCCATGAAGTGCAGGTGAAGAAGCTTGTGCTGGTCTTAGAAGCTGTTAAAGCCATGTGTAGCGTAGGAGCTCTGTCCTCAGAGGTTTGAGGTAGCAGCTGGAGTACCCGGATTGCCTGCTGCAGGCTCCTGCGTCTTTGTAAGACTATGTAGGCTGGTGACTGATCATGTAAGAATGTATCAATAGTCTATGTACTGTAAAGAGCATTTGCAGTTATGTATATTTGTAAGTATATTACTTATTGTTCTTAATCTTGTGTACGGTTattctttcccccccccccccccccagacctgttgtttttaaatagttcAAATTCAGCTAAATTCAAATGGCTAAATCTTAAATGGCTCTCAATTAGATAAGTACAGTGTGCTAAATGGCTCACAATTTTGTAGTACTGAAAATCGTAGCTTTGTGCTTTTGCTATTTAAAGGAAAGGCAGGAATCATTAGTGGACATTCTGAATCAGACATCAGCTTacttgttttattaatttaggGGAATAGTTGCAATAACATGAATACAGGCATTTGCTAAAAATGCATAGGaggcaaaaaataatttcaagtCCAGTATTTTAGCCTTTATTGCTACATGCACCAGGCTTTAATATTACACATTGGATTAAAAGTCCCAAAcctataaataataatgaaaggCACTCTATACTGAATGTTCAATTGATAGCAGCCTGTCTTTGGTAAATATAGAACAGAAGGAGAGCGAGGGAACAGAAAAGGCACTTGGTATAGAAGAAAAGAACAAGGAAGGATTTCAGTGCAGCGAAGAAAAGACTTCCATCTAGATAAACATGGTAAGGGAGATCCACTAGAAGAAGCAGAAGGACAGAAAAGCAGTGACAACAGAGCTTCTTGTTGCTGCAAAACAACTATAATCAGTTTTATTACTAACGACTGGGGGAACAAACCTGACTGAAGCTGAAGGACACCACACCGTCTACATCCGTATCCATGGTTTTAAATGTTCCTGTCGAGAGAATGGAGAGACAACAAAAAGACTTTTACATTGCTCAATTTGAATCATCCAGCATATTTGACAAAATAAATTCATAACTGAATCTGAGTTGTACTTCTGGGACATGAATGGAGTCATTGCTGACCGCTAGGGTGCTTAACGTCAGTAAGCAATACTCTCCACTATCTTGCCAATCTGTCACCTCATCTTAAAAACTGGGAcaattaataattcagtttGTTGCTCCTGGTTGGTACTGGTctcagttttcattttacagATTTACTTTGCAAATTGTTGCTCGAGATGTTCGGTGAACACTTACTGAACATGCACTCCAGACGGATCAAACAGGCCACGAAGTTATCAAAGTCCACATTCAGGTCTGATTTAGCATAACGGAGGATTATTAACTGGAACAGGTGATTAGTCATCTTGAAGCCTGACATGGAAGGTGAAAATAAGATACTGACCTCTGAAAATATCTCAAGTCAGTCATGACATCTGTCATGCAGTTCAATCTGATGAGGTATCAGTACCTGCAGATTCCAGTGCCAGCCGCATTTCATAGGAGCTCATGGTGCCAGACTTGTCCAAGTCAAATTTTCTAAACACAGTCTAAAAGGGATGTGGTAATGTTCATCATAGTATAAAGAGAATCAGAAATGCCACCATCAAAAAAGGCAATAAGTAAACTGTGAGAGTAAAGATGAATTTGAGTTTCcatacattaattaattacaacCCCAAACAAGTATGAATAACAGTCACTAACAAGATATCGCTTAATCTTCTCCCAAAGCACATGAAAATCTAATAAACCCAGCCTTCCGGTGCCAGTTGTCTGCATAGGGTGTGTCAAGGTGGCACAGGATTAGGGTATTGGATTAGCACACAGGATTGACTCAAAGTGGGTGGTGTTTGAAGAAATAAGTATAAAAAGGCtacttaaaatgttaaaaaaaaggatACATCCAATAGGTTGATCATGCTTCTGCAAACCTCCTTGCCAAAACCAGCAGTTTTTAGATCCTTGTCTGTGAAGGAAAAGGGGCCAGTGGTTTCTTTCAAATTAAAAAGGTTAACATCATGAGGATTTTCttattatacatttatgtaaatgtatttacataatatATCTTAAAACTTAGTAAAGGtcattgtgtgtggtgtgtataagGGAAAATGCTATTGGGAAGCATTCCTGCATTCTGTGGGATGCTCGAGTTAAAGTACTCACGTTTGCTTATGACACGGTTCAAAATTGTTTGCAGCTTTGGTACATCGATCTCCATGTCCTGCAGgccaggagaggcagagagttgAAGACAGTAATACACCGATTAACTTCATGAGAAACTGAGGGACAGCATGACTTTACTTCCTCCTTCTCACCTTCCCAGCGAGTTTGGAGAAAAGGGCCTTGAAGCCTTCATCAATTTCACTCTCCTGTGGCACAGGCTGCAGTAGTGAAACAAAATAGTTAGAAACACACCTTTTAAGAAGAGCTACACCTCCTGGACCATTTGTGTGTGGAATTAGCATGGAAGCACCTCTGCAGTGTGTCTGGAACATACCTCCTCTGGTAGGTCAGCAGTCAGCTCTTCGTCTAGCTCCCTTCATTAGAAAGAGTGCAGATTTATTGGCCACCTTGTCGCTAAGCATTTTCCTCATTTAATCTGCAGTCAGTCTGACTTTCTTCCTTTTCCTAAAATTGATTCCCCTAATGCACTTCGTCCTGACCATTTGTATGTACTAAATCATTTGTCATAATgccagtatttttaaaaaacaaaggcTTAAAGTGAGAGGAATCACTCACTGAGAGTCAGCGGCTTTCTCAGAGAAGACCCTCAGCACAAAGTCTCCCTCTTTCTGGGGCTCAAAGGTGGAAGGGATGATGATGTACTCTCCCGGGGGCAGGCAGAAGCGTGAGCTTACTTCCCGCAAGTTGATGAAGAGCTCGGAGCGAgcactggatgtgtgtgtgatgaagaaGTCACGCTTCAAATGCACGCCCACCCTGCCCAGATACTTCAGAGAACACAAGGATCAGTATGAAGGAGGTGCTTCTTCTATTTATGTTACTGAACATGATAGCACAGTATAAACTCAAACTTGAACACACTATACAGTAAACACGGACCTGTCTGCAGGTATTAACAACAGCTCACAGATTACCCTAGATCAGACATTATCCCATACCTCTTCAGGAACctgaaaatgaatttaaaaaagggTATTAGGGAACAAACTTTTACAAGCATGTGATCAATTTCTCTTATCATCATTTTAATAACTGCTTAACAAAGGTTCAACCACAGCATTCTGCCACTAAAATAGTAATTGTCTGAATCTACAAATCAAACTGGATAtgcactgtctctctcaacaCAAC
This is a stretch of genomic DNA from Electrophorus electricus isolate fEleEle1 chromosome 6, fEleEle1.pri, whole genome shotgun sequence. It encodes these proteins:
- the bbs1 gene encoding Bardet-Biedl syndrome 1 protein; translation: MSSVPMELKDSAVTSSKWLDAHYDPVANLYTFSSCIALADLHGDGDNKLVVGDLGTGAGNTKLKVYRGIGLLSENTLLDLPTGLVSFLMDQHEPRTPAIAVASGPFIYIYKNLRPYFKFTLPFLEVNTLEQDVWSQARQDMIDTMTLKEMLESIRAKADIPLSVRSLRFLMLEPQEMETYVNLHKQQPIRRQTVITCIGTLKKNMVDEDAVSCLVVGTESQDVYILDPEAFTILSKMSLPSVPTLMDVTGQFDVEFRIIIACRNGNIYILRRDSPKPKYCIELCSHPVGLVRMGKNVVVGCAQETLQGYTQKGKKLWTAYLPAPVTTMAVLDLPTRGFQAVLVALANCEVHVYRDKNLVSTIKTPDVVSSICFGRYGREDGTLIMTTKGGGLIVKILKRTAVFDERDSAPGPPLAQSIRLNVPKKTKLYVDQTMRERENAVAMHRAFQMDLSRLRLAAARTYVKALESSLTPVSASLAEPLKMNAVVQGLGPSFKLTLNIQNTAVCRPVMNLAVSFLYDDRLYRMRTAFFKIPLLVPGLNYPIDTFVECLSEKGISDIIKVFVLREGKSVPLLTAHINMPASEGLALN